The segment AGGAGCTGGCGAACCGGATTCGCAAGATGCGCGATGAACTGTCCAAAGAATACGGCCGTCAACCTACCGTTTCCGAGATCGCCAATGCGCTGTCCATATCCCCCGAAGTGGTGGTCTTGGCGCAGGAGGCCAACCGGACGCCGACCTCCATACACGAGACGGTGTTTGAAAATGACAGTGATCCGATTTTGCTCATGGATCAAATTGCTGACGATTCATATGAGAAATGGTTCGATCAAATCGCATTGCGGGAGGCCATTGAGCGTTTATCCGAACGGGAACGGTTGATCGTCTATTTGCGGTATTTTCGGGACCAAACGCAGTCGGAGGTGGCAGAACGCCTGGGCATTTCCCAGGTTCAGGTTTCACGCCTGGAGAAAAAGATTTTGCAGAGCATCCGCGATCAGATCGGTTAAATTTGCTCGGTTCGCGCCTGACAGTTAGAGTAAAATAATCATTGGCTAGCAGGCAGGAAAATCGCTTATAAAAAGCG is part of the Bacillus thermozeamaize genome and harbors:
- a CDS encoding RNA polymerase sigma-F factor, whose translation is MNTEDKNLDNRDREQQDSPYLTDAEVRDLIARSQAGDSEARNRLVNANIRLVWSVVQRFLNRGYEADDLFQIGCIGLLKAVDKFDLRYDVKFSTYAVPMIIGEIKRFLRDDGSVKVSRSMKELANRIRKMRDELSKEYGRQPTVSEIANALSISPEVVVLAQEANRTPTSIHETVFENDSDPILLMDQIADDSYEKWFDQIALREAIERLSERERLIVYLRYFRDQTQSEVAERLGISQVQVSRLEKKILQSIRDQIG